The region AACGACATATTCataccaatgaaagtaaatggataggtatggccaaacgttcaaatttgttctagccggagcacatacggatttgcatggcgccacctcaaacgaactcatttctagtgcaaatttgtatggactggccatacctacttatctactttcattgattcatACAACATAATCCACAAAAGATTGTTAGATCTAAGAGCAGCCTCTTTTTGAAGGGAAAATATCGGTAAACGTGGGATTAGCTTTTGCGGCCCACGTCTGTTTACTATGACTTGTCGACTTTAGGCACCCTGGAAATCAGTAaaggagtcgaggaatacctccaaataaatttctaaaaatcaaaaattaaattttagattttttaaattttatttggaagtAACCAGCGACTCCTTTACTACTTTCCAGGGTGTCTAAAGCTCCAGCGTGCGCATTATTCTGCAATGTGCTGTGTTCCTAGCTATTTCAACGATTTTAGTTTTCTTCAGTTTAAGAAGATGTTAAAGTTATGGTTATTGGAAAAGGCCCAAATTGATAAATTATCAAAGCTATATTCATTAGTCTAACTGAAAAAAGGATAACGCATTCTtcctttttcttattttaagtacttttttatttttttaaatgatcaaAATCATTAATCAAATTCCTTCATTGAAGAAATTCACTGGAATTGATTATTTtgcttgttgttttgtttaatgaaGAGAAATTTACTTACCttcttttaattcaaaattgtgcaaatcttaaatttctgaaataaatcactactactactactactacaaAATGGAATTGAACACTTGGTATACATGCTTCACATCAACTgttctttcattcaaattCGCTAGGCAGAGAAGTTCTGCTGTAAATTGCCAAAGTGACATCTCTTGTTATAGATTGTGGGAATTTCGAGGGGAAACTACGCGGCAAAGTCTGTCTCACTTACTTCCATTGACGTACTATTTTCTTCTATTTGTCACCCATACGAAATAGCACCTGTCCCAGTATTATTGCTCGCGTAGTTTCCTCGGATAATTCTTATCGTGACTACCGCAAATATCAGCGAGTCGGTCTTTCGAGctccaaaatttaaaaacaaatcatttgttaagaaatttaaaatttatcgatcACATTGTTCATGACAATACTGTTCgtgtgaagtgacagaagaccTTCTTGTGAAACTTGTGACATTGAcagtcctgtgaaatagtgctcgAATCTACAATCTATAGAGCGACTATGCTAGTTATTTTCTTAACGTATGCTGAaagcttttttagcgaatgggAGGTTTCCAACgcgagttctggaatcgaattcattaaaaaagctttttagCATAAGTTGGGAACAAACTTGGAAATACGCGACAAAGTCGCCGTATTTtcacactagttaggaaaactTCTTGTCGCTCTACCGCTTTTCAAATCTTCTAGTAACATGTCTACGTATAATggaccaaggttctgaaagaacaggtcaagacactttcgagttgatcacgaaggcggtgtgatcaaaattttcctgtagcgccaactaggtttggaaaattttatatgacgatttcatcttaacaaaaaaaaattgttttcaagttgacttttcaaacaatatacatgtctgaattgtcaaaatttgtgtttcacccgccttcttaagtgtcttaacctgttctttcagaaccttgtaaTGGACTGGGTCCCTTGATTTGcattattgaatttttgattacAAAAAGTAGTCTGACATCACTGAATCGTATAATCAGGCACCACCAAAATTGTCGTGTTTTGTTGACGTTTACAATTCAAATATCTCTTAGAAGAAGTagtataaatttcatttgtgtGGCCTTTTTTTCGCTagttaaattatttgaaaatggattCAACCGATAACAATGGTTTTCCAGACAATATCGTCATGGGAGAAGTGGATTACTCTAATTTACCCTACGTCATTAGTTTattcgttttaattttaagtttatGTGAGCCAATCAGATTTGCTGCTAGTGAGGTTATGTcgaaaactgaattttaatttattcaattccaGTAATTCTGTTTTTGTGGAGAAAAACAAAGACTGCACGCACAGATATATTACTGGTAGGACCATCTGATTCTGGGAAAACGTATCTATTTTCACAGTTGCTATTTTCCGAAGACAAAGAAACATTTACATCGATTGCAGCCAATACCGGAATTTATAACGGTGAACAAGTTAGTACAAAACCAATTCatagaaattggaaaaaaaccTATCGATAAATTGATACTAATATGGTTATAACATCGTGTCCATTTAGGGGCAGATCAAGTTTGTGGACATTCCCGGAAACGAGCGGCTACGCAGCAAATTCTTAGATCAATACAAGTATTTGGCTAAAGGCGTTATATTCGTTATCGATAGTGTCACATTACAACGGGATGTTCGTGACGTTGCCGagtaaatttacaaaattttaattgcaaatttaGCAATTTCCTTTTATAACTTTCTTGTTTTAATTATTGTTTACGCAGCTATTTATACACAATTTTGGCCGACAACGCATTATCAGCCACaccgattttgattttatgcaATAAACAAGACGAGACAATGGCCAAAGGCAGTGTAGTCGTTCAGAATTTACTGGAAAAAGAATTGTAAGTGAATTGAATCGTCATGGTGTCAGTGGTCATCCGGTTGTTaactgaatttataatttttcgttctttcGCAACAGAAATCTCATTCGAACAACACGATCCAGTCGTTTGCAGTCCGTTGACAATACCGCTAATCGTGAGGATGTCTATTTGGGAAAGCAGGGAAAGGATTTCCAGTTCAGTCatttaacacaaaatattcaaattgttgAGTGTTCGGCAAAGGAACGTgaactgaaaaatttaattggctGGGTCACTAGTTTGTAACGAACTGATGGTTGATCGATTTCATTGATGTCATATGCAAGTCCCCTCCCCCCAATATTTGATTTTGtacgtttgttttgtttttcttcatctcGGATCTTATTTTGGAATTAATGTCAATAACCTGTGTAACACTTcctaattgaaaattgttgttgatttaatcaattcagcaaaataaattggagaaacgactgattcaatcaaatccAAAACCTTTTTTATTGTATAAGAGAAGCACATACGATCGGACTAAACTTTGGAGATTATACAGCTCACAGTAGTGGTCAATGCTAAGAAATATCCTCTGTGTTTCAAGCACTCATCCACAAATAGCTAACAGGTTAAAATTCGTCAACCGGCACATCTGACCCCACTAAGTCCTGAAATCCAATCACAtacatttcttcaatttttcacaGCATCCTAAGAGAGTCGAGAGGAGTCTTACCAACGATCATTTTATGTTTCTCAGTTTCTCAATTGGGTACAACGATACGATCACATCATAACGATAAGAAAATCATGTCAACCAAAAAACCACTTAGATGATTTCCGACTAGAATCAGCATCTCTTAAATTTGAACAGAttgagaaaaatcattttttaattagaaGTTTATAATAGAGGAGGTCCGGATTAATTTCGGAatcatttctatttttgaatatttttttaaaaaaatgtcccaCGATCACAAAAGAAGAAGATGCTCATCTTTAAACAACAtcagaaattcatcaaaacaacGTCGCTTAGTAGTCGAAGGAAATAATTGAGCACACATTCCAGATTATGGAACATGAACATGAAAACACTGACTGGCTAGACCGCCGTTGAAGAGTTGGAGAATTGGATATGTCAGATTCATTGTACCTCAATGCCTTCGGTGATCTGGATCTTCCAATCGCAGATAATCGACAGGAAACTCCTGGAAACTGATACGGATTTACAGTTGCgatagaaaatgcaattaATGCTTGAGCGCTCACTAAACAGGATGCTGTATATCAGTGATATACCGGAATTAAGTAATTATGATGACATATTGAGATTGGGAGCGAATTAACGATATAACAATCGCTTAGAAGGTGAAATATTACAATTCATATCTGAGATGGAAGGGCGTGCCAGGaccaaagaaaattattcaagCGACAGATATTACAGCTAAAGGTGGATAATTAAAGGTAACACTCGGcttaaaatttgttattcaAATCGAAGACAATTTTAAGAATATAAGTGGGACAGTTTTGGCTGTTACACATACACATTCTTTGATTTACTATGTACTTTCTATTACTCGTATCAAATCTAGAACATTTGCGAGAGGCAACCTGTTTGTAGATAAAcgaaggaaatatttttttttaaagacatCAGAAACTCCCAGTATGGCTAGTACGGTACTAACAAATCCAACGAAGGATTTGAATTTAAACGGTTTAAAATAAGGGATTTGCATTCCAAGAATATAAGAAATTTACCAAGGTCTATCATCCGCTGATTGCTTGATATCGCCTTAATAGTCGTCTCCTGCTAACACCACAAGTAAAAGAACTTCCCGCATTGGATGAATAAACCCTTTAAGATTTAGACAATCAAATGAAGGTCATCAATTTAGGTGTATTTTCCGTGATATTTGGGATAGTATTTCTGAATGTAGGCACGCGTAACACCATACTAATATCGCCCAAAGATAGAAACGACTTTTGTTCTCAATGAAACTATGACTAAATCTATTCAAATTCTCTTAAAGCAACAGCTCTGATACACTCTTTGCGTactgattttgagttttcaattttccttgGAATTCACCCTTATTGAGCCACTCAAAGTTCGACTGTTTCCCGTTAACGTTTCCTTTCTTGAAAGCTGACCGATAAAAGAATAACTTAGCACCAACTGATTCTCCGCGCTGATGTTCTGGATATTTCCATTTGTAGAAACCGCAAGGAGCATTGCCGTAGAAACTAACTTCGATTTCGTCgccacaattttcctttaacacTCGTTCAGCTGTTTGTCGCATTGTTTCACCGTCTAAGCGTTTACCTTGCGGAAGTAGCATAAGCTTTTCATTGCCAAGCTTTTGTTCGACCAGTAGAATTAGTGTCTCCTCAAGCTTTCGGTTGGCAGATTTCACATCATTTTTACGATCAGCATCCGTTGTGCGCGAGTTTAGTTGAAACTGTTGCTGTTCATCACGCCAGGCATCTTTCAAATCTTGAGCGGTTTGTTGTAGAGCAGAATCAACGTCGTCTATATTACCTTTTTGTGTTAGTTGGGCTATTAATTTGTCCTTTTCGTCGCGCATTTCAAAATCGGACTTGTGACTTCGTTCGAATTCAATTTGCTTCAAGTGCTCCTAAATCGTAAGAAAAATACACACCGTCACGTCAAGACGTTTGCAATggacaattcaattttaccgaatATTCTTGCTCTATTTTAGTGAGCGATTTTGATATCACCGGCAGCCTTTCAACTAGTACGCCTGCATACAAATCCCATTTTTCCTTTACTTGTTCACTGGCAACAGCACTCATAGGCGTACACTTCACTCGATGTGTGGAGGAATGCGATAAAAGGGACCGTACAGCACGTTTTAACATGATTTCTGTCCTAATTTGATTTATAGAACAATGTTTAGGAAATAATTTGCAATTCCACAGTAACCTGAAGAGCCTGAGACCCGACTACATAACCTCCAAACGTAAATTTGACATAGTTGACAGTCAGCtgtatatttttatttcaaaaggAAATCAATTGTGTTAACACTTTCGAGTGCAGCGTCTAGGTTCTTTGATACGGTACGATTATGTTTCTGCAAAAGATCTTCAACTTTCTTTagttaatagttatttacgtatttgttgtggacggtatattttaggcaatttcgcgagttgtagtccgaacgaagtgagggcgacaaacGAAAGTGcttaaaataaaccgtccacaacagatgcgcatacaacttttcatgctgagggaaTAAATTACAAgtaaaattccgaaatttatgCTCAAGCCatgaaaaattctttggatGCACGACTTATCTTGGTGACGCGTAATTTCCAAAGACTTTTaatgaagaaatcattttgtaGTTGATTCTGTCATTTAGTGTGAATTCAAagtcatccgttttcattccgttttgccgTGTAAATAGGTAAATACATAACAGTGACTGTGAATTAAGactaaattgtttgaaatgtcaattaaaatgtcaaacggatgactgtgagTTCAACCTAAATTGCTAAACTTTGAGAGAGCGCCAAGAATTGGAATGGTAACTGGTATCCTAAGTTTAGGACTTTCTGTCACTTTTTTCGCTAGCAGTCcttacattttctgtcaaaatttcttATGGCTAATgaagattgtggaaattgttctCATCACTACCGCAAGAATCAGCGATGGCCTTTCGAGTCAATCTTTTGAGATAGGTAATTTAGTTAGGAAATTTAAATCTTCGATCATGCTAATATcggtgaaataaaattctcatacatttttccaaggctgtaaactttggtgAGGTCAcacagatcgccattttattagatacgctgAAAAAATTTACCACATAATCAAGGCGATGAGAATCATCACAgaaggtgaatttttgtataaaatcggtaattttatcatcaactatGGTGTGTTACCCGCGTACCTGTATCCACGTGACCTCTCCAAAGCTTCAGCCTTGCACTTTTCCACGCGAGCTGAAAATTTTGGCGGATGGTCgatacattttgtgtcaaaatttcatttcaccggcTGGTTATATActtaagtttaaaaaatgtctcagatactttaattttccttaaaGCTTGTATACTCGGAAAGCAACGTTGTTCCCGGGCCCATCttatttagatattttgattTACACTCCAACGACATCTCTTAGCAAGGTTCTCATTGTCAATGATTAACCTTTCCGAATTATTGCCCTACTTAACGTTTTTACCGGGTTTTGCAGATATATAATTATCAATACGAACATGGACCCATTGACGCAATTTTCagtgtttattttttgtattttattcattttataggaaaaacaaaaaaaagttgaatcaTTGTGCATacaagttgaaatttttaaaataaaaatttcgtctaAAAACACGTTAAAATTAGAtaatgttttctgtttcttcATCTTTCCTCGATAACGCGACAAACAACGTTTCGAAAAACACTTAAGTAAATGGATACCATGTTTGCACAAGCTGTAGCGtgtttgtacaaaaaaaacgaattcgtcgtgtttgttaatttttaacatttaacgaatTCTACCACATATCCATCAACCAGTAATCATTTGTCAATCGTGCAAATATGAACATACTACC is a window of Bradysia coprophila strain Holo2 unplaced genomic scaffold, BU_Bcop_v1 contig_350, whole genome shotgun sequence DNA encoding:
- the LOC119080162 gene encoding signal recognition particle receptor subunit beta; its protein translation is MDSTDNNGFPDNIVMGEVDYSNLPYVISLFVLILSLLILFLWRKTKTARTDILLVGPSDSGKTYLFSQLLFSEDKETFTSIAANTGIYNGEQGQIKFVDIPGNERLRSKFLDQYKYLAKGVIFVIDSVTLQRDVRDVADYLYTILADNALSATPILILCNKQDETMAKGSVVVQNLLEKELNLIRTTRSSRLQSVDNTANREDVYLGKQGKDFQFSHLTQNIQIVECSAKERELKNLIGWVTSL
- the LOC119080161 gene encoding 39S ribosomal protein L46, mitochondrial gives rise to the protein MLKRAVRSLLSHSSTHRVKCTPMSAVASEQVKEKWDLYAGVLVERLPVISKSLTKIEQEYSEHLKQIEFERSHKSDFEMRDEKDKLIAQLTQKGNIDDVDSALQQTAQDLKDAWRDEQQQFQLNSRTTDADRKNDVKSANRKLEETLILLVEQKLGNEKLMLLPQGKRLDGETMRQTAERVLKENCGDEIEVSFYGNAPCGFYKWKYPEHQRGESVGAKLFFYRSAFKKGNVNGKQSNFEWLNKGEFQGKLKTQNQYAKSVSELLL